From Patagioenas fasciata isolate bPatFas1 chromosome 15, bPatFas1.hap1, whole genome shotgun sequence, a single genomic window includes:
- the DNAAF5 gene encoding dynein axonemal assembly factor 5 isoform X1: protein MAAAEVAQALSRPLSCLQEPDCGRAARLRALEAIRAQVQERPLSAAVVQEVFGAQLLRPLARCLAGDAAERCRELALQLLCHGLSHGDRPGEALPVLLPALAQRLCPPQGAEPSEELRLGLVQLLGLLLRRCGASMVPYLSEVIRILQATLLDSYAEVRRESCRCATACAQAMPEHFHMQSESLIKPLMQTISHQHYRVRVDVIQATGTVIQYGNGKSVDDVLSHLAQRLFDEIPKVRHAVTAVVGEWLLHLRDRYSYFHKLIPLLLGSFTDEIPENMKLACTYWEKIGLQWEKENEEDLKDKMDFSVPPSRYPKGVARPGLGCRELVSRNLSKILPGLCHDITDWVESTRIKASQLLYTLLLHAEDHITQHMELLLRTLYQACLDEESSVVKNCVKAAELIGTFVSPKVWMTLITSAFGRTPKPSCLMVLSAVIWGSPKEILQPHVTELGNTLSQAAVCQPSEEALYMEQLLCCVQALIEVCQEDCKEISLQLMKVLVTVMATPCAQHLKEKVEEAMSSLAEVQRLDSFVDLYKQHIIQLMEWLSVSCDGWTCYSPEVLQFDVIATHSGPVIGEALNSFILILKTCLQPNKDPQMRLKLFTVLSELLQRASETVDSQGLFPSHLETLVKHVLAPNLQWHAGRTAAAIRTAAVSCLGALVCSQMLSPQEILKVKDELMPQIIAAMDEDSKITRLMACRIVGVLIKTCGRHFDEDKFTKTYTEVLKCLDDASCDVRLAAAHALTSWFQCLKDSDVKSGMENHIEFLYQELLVHLDDPDENTQNAILEVLKEGSVLHPDLLVREIGAVVHKHRTPAYCNQLLRHIQSAPEPGS, encoded by the exons ATGGCGGCGGCCGAGGTGGCGCAGGCCCTGAGCCGGCCCCTCAGCTGTCTGCAGGAGCCCGACTGCGGCCGGGCGGCGCGGCTGCGGGCGCTGGAGGCCATCCGGGCCCAGGTGCAGGAGCGGCCGCTCTCGGCCGCCGTGGTGCAGGAGGTTTTCGGGGCGCAGCTGCTGCGGCCGCTGGCGCGCTGCCTGGCGGGGGACGCGGCGGAGCGCTGCCGGGAGCTCGCTCTCCAGCTCCTCTGCCACGGGCTCAGCCACGGCGACCGGCCCGGCGAGGCGCTGCCCGTCCTCCTGCCGGCCCTGGCCCAGCGCCTGTGCCCGCCGCAGGGCGCTGAGCCCAGCGAGGAGCTGCGCCTCGGCCTGGTCCAGCTCCTGGGCCTGCTGCTGCGGCGCTGCGGGGCCTCCATGGTCCCCTACCTCAGCGAGGTGATCCGCATCCTCCAGGCCACCCTCCTCGACAGCTATGCCGAGGTCAGGCGCGAAAGTTGCAGGTGCGCCACAGCCTGCGCCCAGGCCATGCCAG AGCACTTCCATATGCAGTCAGAATCTCTGATAAAACCCTTAATGCAGACAATTTCACACCAGCACTACAGAGTTCGTGTTGATGTAATTCAGGCTACTGGAACAGTGATACAGTATGGAAATGGAAAGTCCGTGGATGATGTTCTGTCTCATCTGGCACAGAGATTATTTGATGAGATTCCCAAg GTTCGGCATGCCGTAACAGCTGTCGTTGGAGAATGGTTGTTGCACCTGCGAGATAGATACTCATATTTTCACAAGTTGATCCCTTTGCTACTTGGCAGCTTTACTGATGAAATTCCTGAAAATAT GAAACTGGCTTGCACTTACTGGGAGAAGATAGGCTTGCAGTGGGAGAAAGAGAATGAAGAAGATCTGAAAGATAAGATGGATTTCAGTGTCCCGCCCTCTCGTTATCCCAAAGGCG TGGCTCGGCCAGGACTGGGCTGCCGGGAGCTCGTGTCAAGAAACCTTTCCAAAATTCTGCCAGGTCTGTGTCATGATATAACAGACTGGGTTGAAAGCACGAGAATAAAAGCGTCCCAGCTTCTGTACACGTTACTGCTGCATGCGGAGGATCACATAACCcaacacatggagctgctgcttAGAACTTTGTACCAAGCGTGCTTGGATGAAGAAAGCAGCGTGGTTAAAAAT tgtgtgAAAGCAGCAGAATTGATTGGAACGTTTGTCAGCCCCAAGGTGTGGATGACATTAATCACGTCAGCCTTCGGGAGGACGCCGAAGCCGTCTTGTCTGATGGTTCTGAGCGCAGTGATTTGGGGCAGCCCAAAGGAAATCTTACAGCCTCATGTGACCGAACTTGGCAACACACTGTCACAAGCTGCGGTTTGTCAACCATCTGAAGAG GCCCTTTACATGGAGCAGTTGCTTTGCTGTGTACAAGCACTGATTGAAGTCTGCCAGGAGGACTGCAAAGAAATCAGCTTGCAGCTAATGAAAGTGTTGGTGACAGTAATGGCAACACCGTGTGCTCAGCACCTTAAAGAAAAG GTAGAGGAAGCAATGTCTTCATTAGCCGAAGTGCAGCGGTTGGATAGTTTTGTTGATCTCTACAAACAGCACATAATTCAGCTTATGGAATGGCTCTCGGTGTCCTGTGACGGCTGGACGTGCTATTCTCCAGAAGTGTTACAGTTCGATGTCATCGCAACCCACTCAG GTCCCGTCATAGGTGAAGCTCTAAATAGCTTTATTCTCATTCTGAAGACGTGTCTTCAGCCAAACAAAGATCCCCAGATGCGGTTAAAACTTTTCACTGTTTTATCGGAGCTGCTCCAGCGAGCAAGTGAAACCGTCGATTCCCAGGG GCTGTTCCCCAGCCACCTCGAGACGCTGGTAAAACACGTCCTGGCTCCCAACCTGCAGTGGCACGCGGGAAGAACAGCGGCTGCCATCCGCACCGCAGCTGTGTCCTGCCTGGGGGCTCTCGTTTGCTCCCAAATGCTTTCACCACAAGAG ATCTTAAAAGTCAAAGATGAGCTAATGCCCCAAATTATTGCCGCCATGGATGAAGACTCTAAAATTACTCGACTGATGGCTTGTCGTATTGTTGGTGTTCTTATAAAAACCTGTGGGAGGCATTTTGATGAAGATAAATTTACCAAAACGTACACAG AGGTTTTGAAGTGTCTGGATGACGCGTCCTGTGACGTTCGACTGGCAGCCGCTCACGCCTTAACCAGTTGGTTTCAATGCCTTAAGGACAGCGATGTGAAATCCGGAATGGAAAATCACATTGAGTTCCTGTACCAAGAACTGTTGGTGCATCTCGATGACCCAGAtgaaaacacccaaaatgcaatcCTAG AAGTTCTAAAGGAAGGAAGCGTTCTACATCCAGACCTGCTCGTGAGAGAGATCGGGGCGGTTGTGCACAAGCATCGAACACCAGCCTATTGTAACCAGCTGCTGCGCCACATTCAGTCTGCCCCAGAACCGGGTTCATGA
- the DNAAF5 gene encoding dynein axonemal assembly factor 5 isoform X2: MPRSGAKVAEHFHMQSESLIKPLMQTISHQHYRVRVDVIQATGTVIQYGNGKSVDDVLSHLAQRLFDEIPKVRHAVTAVVGEWLLHLRDRYSYFHKLIPLLLGSFTDEIPENMKLACTYWEKIGLQWEKENEEDLKDKMDFSVPPSRYPKGVARPGLGCRELVSRNLSKILPGLCHDITDWVESTRIKASQLLYTLLLHAEDHITQHMELLLRTLYQACLDEESSVVKNCVKAAELIGTFVSPKVWMTLITSAFGRTPKPSCLMVLSAVIWGSPKEILQPHVTELGNTLSQAAVCQPSEEALYMEQLLCCVQALIEVCQEDCKEISLQLMKVLVTVMATPCAQHLKEKVEEAMSSLAEVQRLDSFVDLYKQHIIQLMEWLSVSCDGWTCYSPEVLQFDVIATHSGPVIGEALNSFILILKTCLQPNKDPQMRLKLFTVLSELLQRASETVDSQGLFPSHLETLVKHVLAPNLQWHAGRTAAAIRTAAVSCLGALVCSQMLSPQEILKVKDELMPQIIAAMDEDSKITRLMACRIVGVLIKTCGRHFDEDKFTKTYTEVLKCLDDASCDVRLAAAHALTSWFQCLKDSDVKSGMENHIEFLYQELLVHLDDPDENTQNAILEVLKEGSVLHPDLLVREIGAVVHKHRTPAYCNQLLRHIQSAPEPGS, from the exons ATGCCGAGGTCAGGCGCGAAAGTTGCAG AGCACTTCCATATGCAGTCAGAATCTCTGATAAAACCCTTAATGCAGACAATTTCACACCAGCACTACAGAGTTCGTGTTGATGTAATTCAGGCTACTGGAACAGTGATACAGTATGGAAATGGAAAGTCCGTGGATGATGTTCTGTCTCATCTGGCACAGAGATTATTTGATGAGATTCCCAAg GTTCGGCATGCCGTAACAGCTGTCGTTGGAGAATGGTTGTTGCACCTGCGAGATAGATACTCATATTTTCACAAGTTGATCCCTTTGCTACTTGGCAGCTTTACTGATGAAATTCCTGAAAATAT GAAACTGGCTTGCACTTACTGGGAGAAGATAGGCTTGCAGTGGGAGAAAGAGAATGAAGAAGATCTGAAAGATAAGATGGATTTCAGTGTCCCGCCCTCTCGTTATCCCAAAGGCG TGGCTCGGCCAGGACTGGGCTGCCGGGAGCTCGTGTCAAGAAACCTTTCCAAAATTCTGCCAGGTCTGTGTCATGATATAACAGACTGGGTTGAAAGCACGAGAATAAAAGCGTCCCAGCTTCTGTACACGTTACTGCTGCATGCGGAGGATCACATAACCcaacacatggagctgctgcttAGAACTTTGTACCAAGCGTGCTTGGATGAAGAAAGCAGCGTGGTTAAAAAT tgtgtgAAAGCAGCAGAATTGATTGGAACGTTTGTCAGCCCCAAGGTGTGGATGACATTAATCACGTCAGCCTTCGGGAGGACGCCGAAGCCGTCTTGTCTGATGGTTCTGAGCGCAGTGATTTGGGGCAGCCCAAAGGAAATCTTACAGCCTCATGTGACCGAACTTGGCAACACACTGTCACAAGCTGCGGTTTGTCAACCATCTGAAGAG GCCCTTTACATGGAGCAGTTGCTTTGCTGTGTACAAGCACTGATTGAAGTCTGCCAGGAGGACTGCAAAGAAATCAGCTTGCAGCTAATGAAAGTGTTGGTGACAGTAATGGCAACACCGTGTGCTCAGCACCTTAAAGAAAAG GTAGAGGAAGCAATGTCTTCATTAGCCGAAGTGCAGCGGTTGGATAGTTTTGTTGATCTCTACAAACAGCACATAATTCAGCTTATGGAATGGCTCTCGGTGTCCTGTGACGGCTGGACGTGCTATTCTCCAGAAGTGTTACAGTTCGATGTCATCGCAACCCACTCAG GTCCCGTCATAGGTGAAGCTCTAAATAGCTTTATTCTCATTCTGAAGACGTGTCTTCAGCCAAACAAAGATCCCCAGATGCGGTTAAAACTTTTCACTGTTTTATCGGAGCTGCTCCAGCGAGCAAGTGAAACCGTCGATTCCCAGGG GCTGTTCCCCAGCCACCTCGAGACGCTGGTAAAACACGTCCTGGCTCCCAACCTGCAGTGGCACGCGGGAAGAACAGCGGCTGCCATCCGCACCGCAGCTGTGTCCTGCCTGGGGGCTCTCGTTTGCTCCCAAATGCTTTCACCACAAGAG ATCTTAAAAGTCAAAGATGAGCTAATGCCCCAAATTATTGCCGCCATGGATGAAGACTCTAAAATTACTCGACTGATGGCTTGTCGTATTGTTGGTGTTCTTATAAAAACCTGTGGGAGGCATTTTGATGAAGATAAATTTACCAAAACGTACACAG AGGTTTTGAAGTGTCTGGATGACGCGTCCTGTGACGTTCGACTGGCAGCCGCTCACGCCTTAACCAGTTGGTTTCAATGCCTTAAGGACAGCGATGTGAAATCCGGAATGGAAAATCACATTGAGTTCCTGTACCAAGAACTGTTGGTGCATCTCGATGACCCAGAtgaaaacacccaaaatgcaatcCTAG AAGTTCTAAAGGAAGGAAGCGTTCTACATCCAGACCTGCTCGTGAGAGAGATCGGGGCGGTTGTGCACAAGCATCGAACACCAGCCTATTGTAACCAGCTGCTGCGCCACATTCAGTCTGCCCCAGAACCGGGTTCATGA